In Antennarius striatus isolate MH-2024 chromosome 8, ASM4005453v1, whole genome shotgun sequence, a single window of DNA contains:
- the LOC137600306 gene encoding C-type lectin domain family 10 member A-like isoform X1 translates to METIDYINEPQPEQEPRRIDRRLLQKEKMLDFIFISFGLLCIIQAVLNVSLRLSRSRESTSLSCNNNLSGETDLLRNQITDLQNTIRNLENKTKNLENKTKNLENEKKNLEKMLGEVRSSPSCPSGWVMIERRCYFLSNERRSWQESRRSCQADGADLVVFNSLEEVFVFLHVLSVEFWIGLSNTTGTLQWVDGSIPDPGFTPEVRDDVRGDCVRIDDFRINGYLVLPTPCGQRLRWVCEKDPR, encoded by the exons ATGGAGACGATCGATTATATCAATGAACCACAGCCTGAGCAGGAACCCAGAAGAATAGACAGAAGACTGCTTCAGAAGG AGAAGATGTTggacttcatcttcatcagcttcGGCCTGTTGTGCATCATCCAAGCTGTTCTCAACGTTTCTCTACGTCTCTCTC GAAGCAGAGAATCCACCAGTTTGAGCTGCAACAACAACCTGAGCGGAGAGACGGACCTGCTGAGAAACCAAATCACAGACCTTCAGAACACCATCAGGAACCTGGAGAACAAGACGAAGAACCTGGAGAACAAGACGAAGAACCTGGAGAACGAGAAGAAGAACCTGGAGAAGATGCTGGGCG AGGTCAGGTCTTCTCCGTCGTGTCCTTCTGGATGGGTGATGATCGAGAGACGATGTTACTTCCTGTCCAATGAGAGGAGGTCCTGGCAGGAGAGCAGGAGGTCCTGTCAGGCAGACGGAGCTGATCTGGTGGTGTTCAACAGCCTGGAGGAGGTG TTCGTGTTCCTTCACGTTCTGTCTGTGGAGTTCTGGATCGGTCTGAGTAACACAACAGGGACCCTCCAGTGGGTGGATGGATCGATCCCAGACCCCGG GTTCACACCAGAGGTCAGAGACGATGTCAGAGGGGACTGTGTGAGAATCGATGACTTCAGGATAAATGGATACCTTGTGTTGCCCACCCCCTGTGGACAAAGACTGCGCTGGGTTTGTGAGAAAGATCCACGTTAA
- the LOC137600306 gene encoding C-type lectin domain family 10 member A-like isoform X2 — translation MLDFIFISFGLLCIIQAVLNVSLRLSRSRESTSLSCNNNLSGETDLLRNQITDLQNTIRNLENKTKNLENKTKNLENEKKNLEKMLGEVRSSPSCPSGWVMIERRCYFLSNERRSWQESRRSCQADGADLVVFNSLEEVFVFLHVLSVEFWIGLSNTTGTLQWVDGSIPDPGFTPEVRDDVRGDCVRIDDFRINGYLVLPTPCGQRLRWVCEKDPR, via the exons ATGTTggacttcatcttcatcagcttcGGCCTGTTGTGCATCATCCAAGCTGTTCTCAACGTTTCTCTACGTCTCTCTC GAAGCAGAGAATCCACCAGTTTGAGCTGCAACAACAACCTGAGCGGAGAGACGGACCTGCTGAGAAACCAAATCACAGACCTTCAGAACACCATCAGGAACCTGGAGAACAAGACGAAGAACCTGGAGAACAAGACGAAGAACCTGGAGAACGAGAAGAAGAACCTGGAGAAGATGCTGGGCG AGGTCAGGTCTTCTCCGTCGTGTCCTTCTGGATGGGTGATGATCGAGAGACGATGTTACTTCCTGTCCAATGAGAGGAGGTCCTGGCAGGAGAGCAGGAGGTCCTGTCAGGCAGACGGAGCTGATCTGGTGGTGTTCAACAGCCTGGAGGAGGTG TTCGTGTTCCTTCACGTTCTGTCTGTGGAGTTCTGGATCGGTCTGAGTAACACAACAGGGACCCTCCAGTGGGTGGATGGATCGATCCCAGACCCCGG GTTCACACCAGAGGTCAGAGACGATGTCAGAGGGGACTGTGTGAGAATCGATGACTTCAGGATAAATGGATACCTTGTGTTGCCCACCCCCTGTGGACAAAGACTGCGCTGGGTTTGTGAGAAAGATCCACGTTAA
- the LOC137600672 gene encoding SUN domain-containing protein 1-like, whose protein sequence is MSRRSSRLASGGYYHSEDESDSSSVTNITYRENPVKVFKKKAGTRKVDPRTSSRANSDANSANAKTSVAADECEGMTPPPAPSRTLTYVPSVVTPRPALTPSSIRGHTPSRCPPVPQAGPRPPVRPGPPPTPTHQEPSQRGVDSSGYSSSEGPHRKPPTATTSRSSGPPSTVTDSVSSLAVRTRKKLTHLAASSPSIGTVMKISGLLLLLLLVVTLSVWLLPPLTSPASSSDVPDPPTQSGPVAPTTPPPLDAVHPVAVDPTVVSAAVDAKLQGVLEELRRRQEELLSQVKESLQRHLLDVEAKLGGVAQDGRTRLEAELRELSEQLEDRRAESRSAAADLSRRVGTLEVQNAKLLDELSSVQPTPPCPEASVGPAPDRLTPELRVAMETWFTEHMKERDAVLLASGGRCSDPGGPAADRMADFALETQGASVISTRCSETYRSRSACVSLFGVPLWYPYESPRTVIQGHPVLLPGKCWAFHGVQGTLVISLSHPIRISHVTLDHLPRCNSPTGRIDSAPKDFEVYGMKNDTVEGALLGGFTYDQDGPPTQTFQLPNPSGAVHRLVELRVLTNWGHVEYTCVYRFRVHGQIPPT, encoded by the exons ATGTCTCGCAGGAGTTCTCGCCTGGCGTCCGGCGGCTACTATCACTCAGAAGACGAGTCGGACTCGAGCAGCGTGACGAACATAACCTACCGGGAAAACCCCgtcaa ggtttTCAAAAAGAAGGCGGGGACCCGTAAGGTCGACCCCCGTACATCCAGCAGAGCCAACAGTGATGCTAATTCTGCTAATGCTAAGACGTCCGTCGCCGCAGACGAGTGTGAAG GGATGacccctccccccgcccccagtCGAACCCTCACCTACGTTCCCTCTGTGGTCACCCCCCGTCCTGCCCTGACCCCATCCTCCATCCGTGGTCACACACCCTCACGCTGCCCCCCGGTGCCCCAGGCtgggccccgcccccccgtcaGACCGggaccaccccccacccccacccaccaggAGCCAAGTCAGCGCGGCGTGGACAGCTCTGGGTACTCGTCCTCTGAGGGGCCCCACAGGAAACcccccaccgccaccaccagcaGGAGCAGCGGGCCCCCCAGCACagtcacc GACTCCGTCTCATCGCTCGCCGTCCGGACGCGCAAAAAATTGACACACCTGGCAG CGAGTTCTCCGTCCATCGGGACGGTGATGAAGATCAGcgggctcctcctcctcctcctcctcgtcgtcACTCTCA GCGTCTGGCTCCTCCCCCCGTTGACCTCCCCCGCCTCCAGTTCGGATGTTCCAGACCCCCCGACTCAGAGCGGACCCGTTGCCCCGacgactcctcctcctctggatgCCGTGCATCCCGTTGCCGTG GATCCCACCGTCGTCTCGGCCGCCGTCGACGCCAAGCTGCAGGGCGTTCTG gaggagctgcgGCGGCGGCAGGAGGAGCTTCTGTCTCAGGTGAAGGAGAGCctgcagcgccacctgctggacgTGGAGGCCAAGCtggggggcgtggcccaggACGGGCGGACGCgtctggaggcggagcttaggGAGTTGAGCGAGCAGCTGGAGGATCGCCGGGCGGAAAGCCGCTCCGCTGCCGCGGACCTCAGCCGCCGGGTCGGAACGCTGGAGGTCCAGAACGCCAAG cTGTTGGACGAGTTGTCGTCCGTCCAGCCGACGCCCCCCTGTCCCGAGGCGAGCGTTGGCCCCGCCCCCGACCGGCTCACCCCAGAGCTCCGAGTCGCCATGGAGACGTGGTTCACTGAGCACATGAag GAGCGGGACGCCGTCCTCCTCGCCAGCGGGGGGCGCTGCTCCGACCCGGGGGGCCCCGCCGCCGACAGGATGGCCGACTTTGCTCTGGAGACGCAAG gagccAGTGTGATCAGCACCAGGTGTTCAGAGACGTACCGCAGTCGTTCGGCGTGTGTCTCCCTGTTCGGGGTTCCTCTGTGGTATCCGTACGAAAGCCCCCGCACCGTCATCCAG GGCCACCCGGTGCTGCTCCCGGGTAAATGCTGGGCGTTCCACGGCGTCCAGGGGACTCTGGTGATCTCTCTGTCCCACCCAATCAGAATCAGCCACGTGACTCTGGACCACCTCCCCCGCTGCAATTCGCCCACCGGCCGCATCGACTCCGCCCCCAAAGATTTCGAGGTTTAC gGGATGAAGAACGACACGGTGGAGGGGGCGCTGCTGGGGGGGTTCACCTATGACCAGGACGGACCGCCCACGCAGACGTTCCAACTTCCT aacccgagcggcGCCGTCCATCGGCTCGTGGAGCTGCGTGTTCTCACCAACTGGGGTCACGTGGAATACACGTGTGTGTACCGCTTCCGTGTCCACGGACAGATCCCCCCCACGTGA
- the LOC137600676 gene encoding allatostatin-A receptor-like translates to MRRLDFSFPGGVNDTQLDAFVWYLLPTMVTVPPLGIPANALVIRLLLGKPGIGSTSEAFTLSLALFDQLFCCAVLTEYVVFLFLRTPQTANFLSWGLNQVGGPLLLCLLTLDSYLAVCRPLLFLQLKEPKLRPLLCVAVGVATALCCGLVKISSKYKWSAIMALLCTVIAVISCCSVRILRSLLQSGPGRKELHPAKRRAFKLVLTALVMVLVHYLPPVVEYLLRQHLSYFNPFSVLTSINYTFLSWGSVTQPLSYLIRTKQLPGAPRTGSPPGGATGATQRRKEIGV, encoded by the coding sequence ATGAGACGACTGGATTTCAGCTTCCCCGGCGGCGTCAACGACACGCAGCTGGACGCGTTCGTCTGGTACCTGCTGCCCACCATGGTGACGGTGCCCCCCCTGGGGATCCCCGCCAACGCGCTGGTCATCCGCCTCCTGCTGGGCAAACCGGGCATCGGCTCCACCTCAGAGGCGTTCACGCTCAGCCTGGCGCTGTTCGACCAGCTCTTCTGCTGCGCCGTCCTGACCGAGTACGTCGTCTTCCTGTTCCTCCGCACGCCGCAGACCGCCAACTTCCTGTCGTGGGGGCTGAACCAGGTGGGGGGGCCGCTGCTGCTCTGCCTGCTGACGCTGGACAGCTACCTGGCCGTGTGCCGGCCGCTGCTCTTCCTGCAGCTGAAGGAGCCCAAACTGCGCCCCCTGCTGTGCGTGGCGGTGGGCGTGGCCACCGCGCTGTGCTGCGGGTTGGTGAAGATCTCCTCCAAGTACAAGTGGAGCGCCATCATGGCGCTGCTGTGCACCGTCATCGCCGTCATCTCCTGCTGCAGCGTCAGGATCCTCCGCTCGCTCCTCCAATCAGGGCCCGGCAGGAAGGAGCTCCACCCGGCGAAGAGGCGGGCCTTCAAGCTGGTCCTGACGGCGCTGGTGATGGTTCTGGTGCACTACCTCCCCCCGGTGGTGGAGTATCTGCTGCGGCAGCACCTCAGTTACTTCAACCCCTTCTCCGTCCTCACCTCCATCAACTACACCTTCCTGTCCTGGGGGAGCGTCACCCAGCCGCTCAGCTACCTGATCAGAACCAAGCAGCTGCCGGGAGCCCCACGGACCGGGAGCCCCCCAGGAGGAGCGACGGGAGCAACCCAACGCCGGAAGGAGATAGGTGTGTGA
- the LOC137600675 gene encoding uncharacterized protein isoform X1, with amino-acid sequence MLFIKSVIRRMSALPRHVVWESKGLVAYLHPRPWTPGAVLLECDPPGSPGVGVFHLEKQEFCSMLLGARVVAELLCERLGVRRCALVSRPHRDRPAQIGILPLHGLDAEWRPHLAGEEEHNPHDPGYCTSRTAPRWSDPALTQIQARIRAKLPSSDAPPNLTFLGDDPGHPGLFPRIIRGEEPQWRIWEDEGHVAFLTPFPNSPGFTVLVPRRPLTSDIFRLEKADYEALVLASREVCSLLEEGLGAWGVGLIFEGFEIDYAHAKLIPLFLPPPSGGGDIPKPSPAQFHPTYPGYVSSEDGPEAGVDDLKHLVSKITQSLVNR; translated from the exons ATGCTGTTTATAAAGTCGGTCATCAGAAG AATGTCTGCCCTTCCCCGTCACGTCGTGTGGGAGTCGAAGGGGCTTGTGGCCTACCTCCACCCCCGGCCCTGGACCCCAGGCGCCGTCCTGTTGGAGTGCGACCCCCCTGGAAGCCCGGGAGTCGGGGTCTTCCACCTGGAGAAGCAGGAGTTCTGTTCCATGCTGCTGGGGGCCAGAGTTGTAGCAGAGCTGCTGTGTGAGCGGCTGGGGGTCCGGAGGTGTGCACTGGTCAGCAGGCCTCACAGAGACAGGCCTGCGCAG ATCGGCATTCTCCCCCTTCATGGTCTGGATGCCGAGTGGCGCCCTCACCTGGCTGGGGAGGAGGAGCACAACCCCCACGACCCGGGCTACTGCACCTCCAGGACCGCCCCCAGGTGGAGCGACCCCGCCTTGACCCAAATCCAGGCCCGGATTCGAGCCAAGCTCCCCTCCTCCGATGCTCCGCCCAATCTGACCTTCCTCGGGGACGACCCCGGCCACCCCGGCTTGTTTCCACGCATCATCCGGGGGGAGGAGCCACAGTGGCGCATCTGGGAGGACGAGGGTCACGTGGCCTTCCTCACCCCCTTCCCCAACTCCCCCGGCTTCACCGTGCTGGTCCCAcgccgacctttgacctctgataTATTCCGACTGGAGAAGGCCGACTACGAGGCACTGGTGCTGGCGTCCAGGGAGGTGTGCAGCCTTCTTGAGGAGGGGTTGGGCgcctggggggtggggcttaTTTTTGAGGGCTTTGAGATCGACTATGCTCACGCTAAGTTGATCCCGCTGTTCCTCCCTCCGCCATCAGGGGGTGGCGACATCCCCAAACCCTCACCAGCCCAGTTTCACCCCACCTATCCAGGATACGTGTCGTCAGAAGATGGACCTGAAGCCGGCGTGGACGATCTAAAACATCTGGTCAGCAAAATAACCCAGAG TTTGGTAAACAGGTGA
- the LOC137600674 gene encoding G-protein coupled receptor 35 — MVPDPNTQHRHTLQVVQSRRTSRTPFGPIAAGPFLGGWVTPGGFISGPVRWSCRTFLTASMLNTSLNQTVGPRGPPPWYQFPVCAAAPYGFVFYFGVKVFNLAVGAPCNFLVMWQIAARRGEACTSDVFVFNLAVLDAYFCLMTPLEMLNRLLLDDRRVWFAQRFAYGIKDVAPLFLVCICLDRYVAVVHPVFFAGIRNNHIRRGISAVVWCLILAYGLTKCMLGVMSVNEIFSGVILFAFTVMVICNISVMWVLRRSVAGKEAMHPVKKKAFRMVLIILAIVVANYLPPVALMPFVSYYSFLVFRCQISISVFSIMDLSCSIEPLLYITKMEAGRGGCCGRSFSQKKQRDAKA, encoded by the exons aTGGTGCCGGACCCAAACACACAACATCGCCACACCCTCCAGGTCGTCCAATCACGGCGGACTTCCAGGACACCTTTTGGCCCAATCGCAGCTGGCCCATTCTTGGGGGGGTGGGTCACTCCTGGGGGGTTTATAAGCGGCCCGGTCCGATGGAGCTGCAGAACTTTCCTCACAGCATCCATGTTGAACACCAGCCTGAACCAGACGGTCGGCCCCCGCGGCCCCCCGCCCTGGTACCAGTTCCCGGTGTGCGCCGCCGCCCCCTACGGCTTCGTCTTCTACTTCGGGGTGAAGGTGTTCAACCTGGCGGTGGGGGCGCCCTGTAACTTCCTGGTGATGTGGCAGATCGCGGCCCGGCGGGGGGAGGCGTGCACGTCGGACGTGTTCGTGTTCAACCTGGCGGTGCTGGACGCCTACTTCTGCCTCATGACCCCCCTGGAGATGCTGAACCGGCTGCTGCTGGACGACCGGCGCGTCTGGTTCGCCCAGAGGTTCGCCTACGGCATCAAAGACGTGGCGCCGCTCTTCCTG GTGTGCATCTGTCTGGACCGCTATGTGGCGGTGGTCCACCCGGTGTTCTTCGCCGGTATCCGTAACAACCACATCCGAAGGGGCATTTCCGCGGTGGTCTGGTGCCTCATCCTGGCTTACGGCCTCACcaagtgcatgctgggagtcATGAGCGTCAATGAGATCTTCAGCGGCGTCATCCTGTTCGCCTTCACCGTCATGGTGATCTGCAACATCTCCGTCATGTGGGTGCTGCGGCGCTCGGTGGCGGGGAAGGAGGCGATGCACCCGGTGAAGAAGAAGGCCTTCAGGATGGTGCTCATCATCCTCGCCATCGTGGTGGCCAATTACCTGCCCCCCGTGGCGCTCATGCCCTTCGTGTCCTACTACTCCTTCCTGGTTTTCCGCTGCCAGATCAGCATCAGCGTCTTCTCCATCATGGACCTGAGCTGCAGCATCGAGCCGCTGCTCTACATCACCAAGATGGAGGCAGGCCGCGGCGGAtgctgtgggcggagcttctcCCAGAAGAAGCAGCGCGACGCCAAGGCGTAA
- the LOC137600675 gene encoding uncharacterized protein isoform X2, which translates to MLFIKSVIRRMSALPRHVVWESKGLVAYLHPRPWTPGAVLLECDPPGSPGVGVFHLEKQEFCSMLLGARVVAELLCERLGVRRCALVSRPHRDRPAQIGILPLHGLDAEWRPHLAGEEEHNPHDPGYCTSRTAPRWSDPALTQIQARIRAKLPSSDAPPNLTFLGDDPGHPGLFPRIIRGEEPQWRIWEDEGHVAFLTPFPNSPGFTVLVPRRPLTSDIFRLEKADYEALVLASREGVATSPNPHQPSFTPPIQDTCRQKMDLKPAWTI; encoded by the exons ATGCTGTTTATAAAGTCGGTCATCAGAAG AATGTCTGCCCTTCCCCGTCACGTCGTGTGGGAGTCGAAGGGGCTTGTGGCCTACCTCCACCCCCGGCCCTGGACCCCAGGCGCCGTCCTGTTGGAGTGCGACCCCCCTGGAAGCCCGGGAGTCGGGGTCTTCCACCTGGAGAAGCAGGAGTTCTGTTCCATGCTGCTGGGGGCCAGAGTTGTAGCAGAGCTGCTGTGTGAGCGGCTGGGGGTCCGGAGGTGTGCACTGGTCAGCAGGCCTCACAGAGACAGGCCTGCGCAG ATCGGCATTCTCCCCCTTCATGGTCTGGATGCCGAGTGGCGCCCTCACCTGGCTGGGGAGGAGGAGCACAACCCCCACGACCCGGGCTACTGCACCTCCAGGACCGCCCCCAGGTGGAGCGACCCCGCCTTGACCCAAATCCAGGCCCGGATTCGAGCCAAGCTCCCCTCCTCCGATGCTCCGCCCAATCTGACCTTCCTCGGGGACGACCCCGGCCACCCCGGCTTGTTTCCACGCATCATCCGGGGGGAGGAGCCACAGTGGCGCATCTGGGAGGACGAGGGTCACGTGGCCTTCCTCACCCCCTTCCCCAACTCCCCCGGCTTCACCGTGCTGGTCCCAcgccgacctttgacctctgataTATTCCGACTGGAGAAGGCCGACTACGAGGCACTGGTGCTGGCGTCCAGGGAG GGGGTGGCGACATCCCCAAACCCTCACCAGCCCAGTTTCACCCCACCTATCCAGGATACGTGTCGTCAGAAGATGGACCTGAAGCCGGCGTGGACGATCTAA
- the atf4a gene encoding cyclic AMP-dependent transcription factor ATF-4, producing the protein MTLSPLALEDVEALYLGPSFLMADPLGPLLDQDEDEALSPSSSLEGSPSFSPYRAMSSPPASLSPPPSPSPLPPPPSSFLVGTKAGVNSPPLAWLDAQVGANDSKDDAFVDMDWMSEKIDLSEFDLDSLIDSCSSADESPGSPEELLPSLDPHMDLDFATFDPAIPELALLLPGIPALPPEEEPPASEEAETTTLQEVVLKSEPPSPVPSPSPPSPAYTLDLGSEVDVPPPLAVIPEPGGGPLVLSVPAAAGQIVLLLANKSEPSPVPVSPPTSHTPPPLASDCDSDSGIESVSGSPTRLPSPPPPPTTAGSSRTKPYSKAEPAVTVAPPPRVKSVSGAPKVVEKKLKKMEQNKTAATRYRQKKRVEQEQRSSELEGLERRNRELSERAESISREIQYLKDLMEEVRKHHRGKSSAP; encoded by the exons ATGACGCTGTCGCCGCTGGCCTTGGAGGACGTGGAGGCCCTGTACTTAG GGCCCTCGTTTCTGATGGCTGACCCGTTGGGGCCCCTTCTGGAccaagatgaagatgaagctctctctccttcctcctccctggAGGGGTCGCCCTCCTTCTCCCCCTACCGCGCCATGTCGTCCCCGCCCGcctccctctcccctcccccgtctccctcccccctcccaccccctccctcctcgtTCCTGGTGGGAACCAAAGCCGGCGTGAACTCGCCCCCCCTGGCGTGGCTCGACGCCCAGGTGGGGGCCAACGACAGCAAAG ACGATGCGTTCGTGGACATGGACTGGATGTCGGAGAAAATCGACCTGAGCGAGTTCGACCTGGACTCCCTCATCGACTCGTGCTCCTCCGCCGACGAGTCCCCCGGCTCCCCCGAGGAGCTCCTCCCCTCCCTGGACCCCCACATGGACCTGGACTTtgcgacctttgaccccgcCATCCCAGAGCTGGCGCTGTTGCTGCCCGGTATTCCCGCCCTCCCCCCGGAGGAGGAACCGCCGGCGTCTGAGGAGGCGGAAACGACGACTCTCCAGGAGGTGGTGTTGAAGTCGGAGCCTCCCTCCCCCGTCCCCTCGccgtcccccccctccccagcctACACGTTGGACCTGGGGAGCGAGGTTGACGTCCCCCCGCCCCTCGCCGTCATTCCCGAACCTGGCGGGGGCCCATTGGTCCTGTCGGTCCCCGCCGCCGCCGGCCAGATCGTCCTGCTGCTCGCCAACAAGAGCGAGCCGTCCCCCGTCCCTGTGTCCCCCCCCACGtcccacaccccaccccccctggcGAGCGACTGCGACAGCGACTCCGGCATCGAGTCGGTCAGCGGCTCGCCCACCcgcctcccctctcctcctcctccccccacaaCAGCTGGCTCCTCCAGGACCAAACCCTACTCCAAAGCGGAGCCCGCTGTCACCgttgccccgcccccccgtGTCAAATCGGTGTCCGGCGCCCCCAAAGTGGtggagaagaagctgaagaagatGGAGCAGAACAAGACGGCCGCCACGCGCTACCGGCAGAAGAAGCGGGTGGAGCAGGAGCAGCGCAGCTCCGAGCTGGAGGGGCTGGAGAGGAGGAACCGCGAGCTGAGCGAGAGGGCGGAGTCTATCAGCCGCGAGATCCAATACCTGAAGGACctgatggaggaggtgaggaagcaCCACCGCGGGAAGAGCAGCGCCCCCTAG